One Synechococcus sp. JA-2-3B'a(2-13) genomic window carries:
- a CDS encoding NAD(P)/FAD-dependent oxidoreductase: MNCDVLVIGCGVVGCAIAYELSAAGLSVVGIDAGDPAAGSTGAALGVLVGISSRQAGGETVQLRLKSLELFDPLIARLEEDLGRSLPVNRRGILKLLREEEVEAWQETLVARRQAGYRLDLLSLAEVGSLQPGLRSDLAAAIYSPQDRQVQPKLLTQALLEAAQRKGSRFFFHQPVQKIQRSSDPPFRLQTVYTPALTLSAGHVILAAGLGSSPLAKELGLQVPLQAVKGQALRVKAPGIPLGPVVTDADLHLVPLGDGSLWVGATVEFQAPHPEPTLLALQDLLARAIRLCPALAAATLLDHWAGHRPRPVGQRAPILGWAPGYANLLIATGHYRNGVLLAPISAAILRDLVLKGETALCDLGPFAPRQG; the protein is encoded by the coding sequence TTGAACTGTGATGTGCTGGTGATCGGCTGTGGGGTGGTGGGCTGTGCCATCGCCTACGAATTGTCTGCGGCTGGCCTATCGGTGGTTGGGATCGATGCCGGGGATCCTGCCGCCGGCTCGACAGGGGCAGCTCTGGGGGTATTGGTGGGCATTTCCAGTCGGCAAGCGGGTGGGGAGACGGTTCAGCTTCGCCTGAAAAGCCTGGAGCTGTTCGATCCCCTAATCGCGCGGCTGGAGGAAGACCTGGGCCGGAGTTTGCCCGTCAATCGGCGCGGCATTCTCAAACTCCTCAGGGAGGAGGAAGTGGAAGCTTGGCAAGAAACCCTGGTGGCCCGCCGACAAGCAGGTTACCGCCTAGATCTGCTCAGCCTTGCCGAAGTGGGATCCCTGCAGCCCGGCCTGCGCAGCGACCTGGCGGCGGCCATCTACTCTCCCCAGGATCGACAAGTCCAACCCAAGCTCCTAACCCAGGCTCTCTTGGAAGCAGCCCAACGCAAGGGATCCCGCTTTTTCTTCCACCAGCCTGTCCAGAAGATTCAGCGCAGCTCGGATCCCCCCTTTCGCCTGCAAACGGTCTACACGCCCGCTCTCACCCTCTCGGCAGGGCACGTCATCCTGGCGGCAGGTCTGGGCAGCTCTCCTCTGGCCAAAGAGCTGGGGCTGCAGGTGCCGCTGCAAGCGGTCAAAGGTCAGGCCCTGCGGGTCAAAGCCCCCGGGATCCCCCTGGGGCCCGTGGTCACCGACGCGGATCTGCATCTGGTTCCCCTGGGGGATGGATCCCTGTGGGTGGGGGCAACAGTGGAATTTCAGGCCCCTCATCCCGAGCCGACGCTGCTGGCGCTACAAGATCTGCTGGCCCGCGCCATCCGACTCTGCCCGGCTTTGGCCGCAGCGACTTTGTTGGATCATTGGGCCGGCCATCGGCCTCGACCAGTGGGACAGCGCGCCCCCATCCTGGGTTGGGCTCCTGGCTACGCCAATCTGCTCATTGCCACCGGCCATTATCGCAATGGAGTGTTGCTGGCCCCGATCAGCGCCGCCATCCTGCGGGACTTGGTACTGAAAGGGGAAACAGCCCTCTGTGATCTAGGGCCCTTTGCCCCCAGACAGGGCTGA